In a single window of the Syngnathus typhle isolate RoL2023-S1 ecotype Sweden linkage group LG19, RoL_Styp_1.0, whole genome shotgun sequence genome:
- the rnpc3 gene encoding RNA-binding region-containing protein 3, giving the protein MDFSEDSTAEHGSKTLLVRHLPAELSQDEKEDLLRYFGAQSVRVFSNFGSMKHTAFATFPSEKAAEKGLARLHQLEILNRKLIVEFAEGQDNLTVLKDPPVSDSTKKRAQNKPDAKQPNVPLIETGIAPNLGLKYQPNPSLKYLYPPPSNSVLTNITHALLCVPKFYVQVLHLMNKMNLPCPFGPVTPRPPLFGQLPTAPPIPMPPPFPPDLPPFPDEEMMSADEESEYESGDDEDKERIARLMGLVNQACKRPLRPKTSLKRRKPKIKDLLYVPKVDSQSTPAMQPSDVFEQPNPAGPKKIEFHISVSEVAAKVDGSRTQCDEVPVCPSEMDVTEVTLNNKTEAAEGFGKIYPSLQPSQECEERSDEEEDLPSDVISIKELEKGRLSKDEIKRMSVFKNYEPGEPTCRLYVKNIAKQVEEKDLKYIYGRYINPSSETERNMFDVVLMKEGRMKGQAFVGLSSEQSAEKALRETNGFILFDKPLVVQFARSARPKQDNNDTKKRPKQR; this is encoded by the exons ATGGACTTTTCCGAGGACTCAACTGCGGAGCATGGAAGCAAGACACTGTTGGTTCGCCATTTACCGGCCGAGCTGAGCCAGGATGAGAAAGAGGACCTGCTCAGATATTTTGGAGCGCAGTCTGTTAGAGTTTTCTCCAACTTTGGTAGTATG AAACACACAGCATTTGCAACTTTTCCCAGTGAAAAGGCTGCAGAAAAG GGTCTTGCCCGGCTCCATCAGCTCGAGATTCTCAATCGAAAACTTATTGTGGAGTTTGCAGAAGGCCAAGATAACCTGACAGTATTAAAGGATCCACCTGTGTCAGACAG cactAAAAAGCGAGCGCAGAACAAACCAGATGCAAAGCAGCCTAATGTTCCTCTCATAGAGACGGGCATTGCTCCAAATCTTGG GTTGAAATACCAACCAAATCCATCTTTGAAGTATTTGTACCCGCCCCCTTCTAATAGCGTTCTGACAAATATAACACACGCCCTTTTGTGTGTGCCCAAGTTTTATGTTCAA GTTCTgcatttgatgaacaaaatgaaTTTACCCTGTCCGTTTGGACCGGTCACTCCCAGACCCCCATTG TTTGGGCAACTTCCGACCGCCCCACCCATCCCCATGCCTCCCCCGTTTCCTCCTGATCTCCCGCCTTTCCCAGATGAGGAGATGATGTCAGCTGATGAAGAATCTGAGTATGAAAGTGGAGATGATGAAGACAAAGAGAG GATCGCTCGTCTGATGGGTCTGGTCAACCAAGCATGCAAGAGACCCTTAAGACCAAAAACATCTTTGAAGAGGAGGAAGCCCAAGATCAAGGATCTCCTCTATGTGCCCAAAGTAGACTCTCAGAG CACTCCAGCCATGCAGCCGTCAGACGTGTTTGAGCAGCCCAACCCCGCCGGACCCAAAAAAATCGAATTCCACATCTCGGTTTCGGAGGTGGCGGCCAAGGTGGACGGAAGTAGGACGCAGTGTGACGAAG TCCCTGTTTGTCCTTCCGAAATGGATGTGACTGAAGTTACCCTCAACAACAAAACAGAGGCTGCGGAAGGATTTGGGAAGATCTACCCCAGCCTCCAGCCGTCCCAGGAATGTGAAGAACGcagtgatgaagaggaggatCTCCCCTCGGATGTCATCTCAATAAAAGAGCTGGAAAAAGGACGTCTCTCAAAAGACG AGATAAAAAGGATGTCGGTGTTTAAGAATTACGAGCCCGGCGAGCCGACTTGCAGACTGTACGTGAAGAATATCGCAAAACAAGTGGAAGAGAAA GACCTCAAGTACATCTACGGGAGATACATTAATCCCTCCTCAGAAACTGAAAGAAACAT GTTCGACGTGGTGTTAATGAAAGAGGGCCGGATGAAAGGGCAGGCCTTTGTCGGACTTTCCAGTGAGCAGAGCGCCGAAAAAGCCCTGCGGGAAACCAACGGTTTTATTCTCTTCGACAAACCCCTCGTGGTG CAATTTGCTCGATCAGCCAGGCCAAAACAAGACAATAACGACACCAAGAAAAGACCAAAACAACGATAA